A genome region from Salvelinus sp. IW2-2015 unplaced genomic scaffold, ASM291031v2 Un_scaffold2194, whole genome shotgun sequence includes the following:
- the ccnf gene encoding cyclin-F: MDPSSLQVIDQAPAVMTSRSFVRSWRSWSGNPTWCCPAPRASLLTFTPSSPPRSSNSKRRREESLPVHRGSFVATPTAELSTPEETLVGDMLDWSLDTSCSGYEGDQESEGEKEAKDGETSVLAMTLELATEPEDSKLHCRALSSDDDSFCKGDKEEEEYEEEGEGSTRSRQREPLASFITPDFHSSGYSSVQSASPSSNSSSLLMPCTFTPLPPAPTPGSASSTTVALPGFRLLVPVQRPRVAARKQVKRKNAAAHSGGEREGEDEEVVYASSVGFLSL; this comes from the exons ATGgatcccagctctcttcaggtcattgaccaggctcCTGCC gtgATGACTTCAAGGAGCTTTGTCAGGTCCTGGAGGTCTTGGAGTGGGAACCCTACATGGTGCTGCCCAGCCCCACGGGCCAGCCTGCTGACATTcacaccttcctctcctccccgttCCAGCAACAGCAAGAG GAGACGGGAGGAGTCCTTGCCTGTGCACCGAGGCAGCTTTGTTGCCACACCCACGGCTGAGCTGTCCACTCCGGAAGAGACCCTGGTGGGGGACATGCTGGACTGGAGCCTGGACACCTCCTGCTCCGGATACGAGGGGGACcaggagagcgaaggagagaaggaggccaAGGACGGAGAGA CCTCTGTTCTGGCCATGACACTGGAGCTAGCAACAGAGCCCGAGGACTCCAAACTGCACTGCCGAGCCCTCTCCAGCGACGATGACAGTTTCTGTAAGGGTgacaaagaggaagaggagtatgaggaggaaggggaggggagcaCCAGGAGCCGACAGCGAGAGCCCCTCGCCTCATTCATCACACCCGACTTCCACAGCTCAGGCTACTCCTCTGTCCAGAGTGCCAGCCCTTCCTCCAATTCCTCTTCACTCCTGATGCCCTGCACCTTCACGCCGCTGCCCCCGGCCCCCACTCCAGGCTCCGCGTCCAGCACCACCGTGGCTCTGCCTGGGTTCCGCCTCCTGGTGCCGGTGCAAAGACCCCGGGTTGCAGCTCGCAAACAGGTAAAGAGGAAGAACGCAGCAGCTCACagcggaggggagagggaaggggaggatgaAGAGGTGGTATATGCCTCAAGTGTAGGTTTCCTAAGCCTGTAA